GGGGGTCAGCGAACAAGCATTGGCCGGCGTCCTGCTGGAGGCCTCGGCGGCCGGCGGAGTGAGTACGCCGTCGAATCAAGATGTCGCATGGGTGACTTCGCGCAAGCACCCGTGGCGCCGGGCCGATGGTCCGGATCGAGCTCAAGGCCGGATCCAGGACGGCGATCTGGTGGCATTCTCCGCCGGAGTGCTGGCCGGTGGCTATGTCGGCGAGGTCGGACGGACGTGGCCGGCTGACCGCAAGCATGCGCCCAGTGGCGCTGCTGCGTTGTACGGGCGCTGGGAAGGCCTGTGGGGCAGGCTGATTGCCGCGTGTCGGCCCGGTGCCGGGGCGGGTGAACTGCTGGCCGCCTACCAGGCCGCCGGGGAGCCCGAGCCGCCGATGCCGGTGGCGCGCGGCCTGGGCATGGGGTTCGACCCGCCCGTCGTCTCCAAGCACCTGCCCTCGACCGCGGCCGAGGAACGATTGGAGCCGGGGATGGTGCTGGCCGTGACCGGCTACGTGTGGGAAGAAGGAGTCGGCGCGGTATTCGGGCGGGAAGCGGTCCTGATTACCGCCGACGGTCCCGAAGTGCTTACCGCGAGCCCATCCTGGCAGCCGTAGCCATGCCTGAGCCAGCGGAGCCGGCGGCCGAAGAGATCATCCGGTACCGCAAAGACGCGAAGACGCGAATCGCGACGGTCACGTTCGACCGGCCGGACTATCTCAACGCGCCGACGATCGCCGCGCGGCTGCGCTATGCGGAGTTGTTGCACCAGGCCAGCATTGACGACGACGTCAAGGTTCTGGTGGTCCGCGGAGCCGGCGACGATCTGGGCTCGGGTGCGGACCTGACCGAGGTCATGCGGCTCCGCGATGCGGCCGACCAAGGCCCACGGCTTGCCGAATATCGAATCAGCCCCGACGACGTCAGGTATCCACCACAGGGTTCGTTTCGCAACGGCGCCACCCTGGGCCAGTGGTATGCCAACCCGAACTCCGGCATCCGCGGCCTGCAGGACTTCAAGAAGATCAGCATCCTCGAGGCTAAGGGCTACTGCTACGGCTGGCACTTCTACCAGGCGGCAGATGCCGATTTGGTGATCTCCAGCGACGACGCGTTGTTCGGGCATCCATCGTTTCGCTACTACGGGTGGGGTCCCCGCATGTGGTGGTGGGCGCAGACGATGGGCATACGCAAATTCCAGGAAATGGTGTTCACCGGACGGGCTTTCACCGCGGATGAGATGTACGACTGCAACTTCCTCAACAGCGTGGTGCCCCGAGAGGAACTCGAGGCAGAAGTGGAGAAGTACGCGCTGGCGTGCGCCCGCAATCGCCCCACCGACACGGTGTTCATGCAGAAGGTCTTCTTCGAAATCATGAAGCAGTTCCAGGGCGAGTACCTGGGCAGCATGCTCAGCGGCGTCTTCGAATCGATGGGCGCCAGCGTCCGTCCGGATGGCGGCGACGAGCTGATGCTCGACTCGGTATTCGGCGGAGCCATGAAACAGGGCTTGGGCGAGGCGGTCAAAGACAACGACAGCAAGTTCCCCGACGATTGGGCGCTGAGCAAGAAGGCGCGCAAGAAGGCCCGTGCCGCCAAAGACAGCAAAGCGAAAAGAAAGAAATAGTGGCTCCCGTCGAACCGCCACTGGCCGGCTATACGGTCGTCGATCTGTCCACTGGCATCGCGGGTGCCTACTGCACCAAGTTGCTGGCCGACGGCGGCGCCGACGTCATCAAAGTCGAAGCGCCCGAAGGTGATCCGCTGCGCAGGTGGTCGGCATCCGGCGCCCGCATCCCGCCCGACGGTGACGGCGCATTGTTCAGTTTTCTGGCCGGTGGCAAACACAGTGTGGTCGCCGACGCAGGCGAGGACGCCGAACTGGTGAACCGGCTGCTGGCATCGGCGGACGCGGTGGTCTGGTCGGCCGGTTCGAAAGTCGCCGAACACCCAGAGTTTTCGCCGCATGCCCTCCACGGCCGCCACCCGCATCTCACCGTAACCGCGATCACTCCGTTCGGGCTGGAAGGCCCGTGGCGAGATCGCGCCGCCACCGAGTTCACGCTGCAGGCGTGGTCGGGCGGGATCGTCGGGCTCGGGCGTGGCGAGCAGGAGCGGGCGCCCGTCTTCGTCGGCGGGCAGGCCGGCGAGTACCTGGCCGGAGTCTACGCAAGCGTGGCAACCCTGACTTCGCGGTGTCGCCGGATCGATGGCGGGGCAGGCGAATTGCTCGATCTGTCGATGCTGGAAACCCAGGTCCTGTGCCTGACGTACTACCCGGTGACCTACTTCGAACTGCTTGGCCGACCGTGGCGAGACACGCGGCGGCCCACCATTCCGGGGGTGGCTCAGGCGAAGGACGGCCTGGTGGATCTCGGGTGTGGCACCGCGCAGCAGTGGTTCGACTTGTGCGCGATGGTGGGTCATCCGGAGTGGATCGACGAGGAGTCGCCGCTGTCGATCACCGAGCTGGCCAACGTCTACGCCGACGAGATCTTTGAGTGGATGGCCGCGACTCCGGTCGACGAAATACGGGAACTGGCCTCGGCATTCCGGATTCCCAACGCGCCGGTCGCCAACGGCGCGAATGTCACCTCGTTCGATCAATTCGTGGAGCGCGGTTCGTTCGTGCGCAATCCGGGCGGCTTCTGGCAGCCGAGTCACCCGTATCGGATGCGGCCCGCACAACTGCGCAGCCCGCAACCGGCGCCGCGGCTGGGGGAGCACTCCGAGCACTACCGCACCGCGAACCTGTCGCCGCGGCCCGAGCCGACCGGTGCGGCAAAGCCGTTGCCGTTCAACGGCCTTCGGGTCTTGGATATGACGACGTTCTGGGCGGGTCCCTGCGGCACCCACTTTCTGGCCATGCTCGGCGCCGAAGTCATCCACGTCGAGTCCACCCGCCGCCCGGATGGCACTCGGCTGATCGCCGGCATACCGGTCACCGAGGATCAGTGGTGGGAGAAGTCGCCGATCTTCGAGGCGCTGAACACCAACAAGAAGGGCCTGACGCTGGACCTGCAGAGCTCGCGCGGCCGGGAGCTGTTGCGGGACTTGATCGCTACGTGCGACGTGATCGTGGAAAACTTCACGCCTCGGGTACTGGACCAGATCGGTCTGGATTTCGCTGCCGTTCAATCGATTCGGCCGGATGCGGTGATGGCGCGGATGCCCGGCTTCGGGCTCGACGGACCGTGGCGTGACAACCCGGCATTCGCCTATGTGATCGAAGCCGCGTCCGGCGTCAGTTGGCTCACCGGCTACCCGGATCGCACGCCGTATGACCCGTATTCGATCGGCGATCCGAACGCGGGTGTGCACGCGCTCAACGCGATACTGCTGGCGCTCGAGCACCGCCGCCGCACCGGCGAGGGTGTGTTCGTGGAAGCGGCGATGGTCGACGCGGCGCTGAGCATTTCGGCCGAGCAGGTCATCGAGTACTCGGCGTACGGGGCGCTGTTGGAGCGCGACGGCAACCACGGACCGACGGCGGTGCCCCAGAATCTCTACCGCAGTGCCGATATCGACGAGTTCGGCCGGCTCGACAGCTGGGTGGCCATTGCGGTGGCCACCGACGAACAGTGGGAAGGCCTATCCCGGGCACTCGGATCACCTTCCTGGGCAACCGATCCCGCGTTATCGACCGAGGCCGGCCGGCGGGCGCACCAGGATTCCATCGACGAACACCTGGCCGCCTGGTGTGAGAACCGTACCCGCGACAACATCGTGGCAACGCTCTGGGATGCCGGTGTGCCGGTGGCCAAGGTCTTGCAACCCCATCGACAGACCGAGTTGGAGCAGCTGACGTTTCGCGGCTTCTTCGAAGAAGCCGACCATCCGGTGAACGGGCGAGCGAGGCTCAGCACCGTGCCGGTGAGATTCTCCAACGGGCCGCGGTTGTTTCACGCCCATCCCGCACCCACACTGGGACAACACAACCATGAGCTGCTCGCTGAGCTGGGCTTGAGCCCGGCGGAGATCGCGGACCTGGAAGCCGGCGGGGTTATCGGCGTAACACCCGCGATGCGGTCCGGCTAGTGGTTCCAGCCTTCGGCGGCCTGGTCGTCGAAGGTGTGGTCGATGCGTTCGAACCTGCGCTTGACCGAGCCCCGAGCCGCCGCGTGCGGCAGGATGTACAACCGGTTGGCCAGAATCGCATCGGCGGTCAACCGCGCCACTTCGTCGACCGTCACGCCTTGATCCTGCGTCGGCGGCAGCGGCCCGAAGCCCTCGGTCAGATCGGGCGTCGCGGCAAGTCCGTAGTCCGCGCCGCGGATGCGTTCGGAGTTGGAGACCAGCTTCGTTTCGATGACCATCGGGCAGAGCACCGAAACGCCGATCCCGTTGTCCTTGACCTCGCGAGCGAGCGTCTCGGCCAGGCCGACAACGCCATACTTCGCAACTCCGTACGCCCCGAGGCCGGCGTTGGGCACCAGCCCGGCAAAGGATGCGGTGAAGGCGATGTGACCGCCCTTGCCCTGCTCGATCAGCTTGGGAACGAACGCCTCGACGGCGTGGATCGAACCCCACAAATCAATGTCGATCACCCAGCGCCAGTCCTCGTGGGTCATCGTGACGAGCGGGCCCGCGACGACGATGCCGGCGTTACTGAAGACGATGTCGACCTGGCCGAGCAGGCGGAACGCCTCATCCGCGAGGTGAACCATCTCCTCGATGTGCCGCACGTCGCACTCCACGCCGTGCGCCTCGGCGCCCTCGCTGTTGAGATGTGCCACGGCATGTTCGAGTGCGGACTTGTCGACGTCGGCCAGCACGATGCGGGCGCCGCGGCGGGCGAACTCGCTGGCGGTGGCCAAGCCGATCCCGCTTGCACCGCCGGTGATCACTGCCCCGCGTCCCTCGAATCCGTCCATGGAATCCGAGGGTATGCCCCCCGCTCCGGCGACCTGATCGCGGTCTCATCGACGGGCGGGCGTGAGGGGCCTCATATAGATAGTGCACTAACTATTAGGCTACTATCCAAATATGGCCACGCTGACCGCGCGCGAGATCGATCCGCTCGCCCTCGAAAACCAGGTGTGCTTCGCGTTGGCGACCACCAATCGCGCGGTGTTGGCGGTGTACCGACCGCTTTTGGAGCCGCTGGGCCTGACCCATCCGCAATATCTGGTGATGCTGGCGCTGTGGGATCATCGTAAGGCGGCGAACGAGTCCCCGCTGTCGGTCAAGCAGGTCGCCGCCGCCTTGCAGATGGAGTCGGCGACGCTGTCGCCGATGCTCAAACGGTTGGAGGGACTTGGCTTGATCACCCGCGCCAAGAACGTCACCGACGAGCGCACCACCGACGTCAGGCTCACCGAACGCGGAATCGCCTTGCGCGAGCGCGCGCTTGAGATTCCGGCCGCCGTCGTCGCCCGGCTGGGTGTCGAACTGGCCGAACTCGAGGTCCTGCACCAGGTCCTGACCCGAATCAACGCGGCTGCCGTGGCGGCGGGCGCATTGCAATCCTGAGGAGTCACCATGACCGCCGCGAAACCCAATCTGTGGCAACGCATCGGCTACGCCTACGGCCGGCGCCTGCCCGACTCGATGCGCAGCTGGGTCGCGCACGACCT
The Mycobacterium sp. 050128 genome window above contains:
- a CDS encoding M24 family metallopeptidase, with the translated sequence MATEVLPDERTLRSGRRQRALEQMAAHDLDVLVLGRQANVRYVTGAPQLWVAGTRPFGPSCVLVRETGAVHLLSTWDEGIPDDIPHENLYGISWNPMNTMAALQRIPGAATARRVGTDALSPVFAQLLPTAFPNAQLVDGELAMRAARRIKTASEIAALRQSVAVVESALAAAVSELRPGVSEQALAGVLLEASAAGGVSTPSNQDVAWVTSRKHPWRRADGPDRAQGRIQDGDLVAFSAGVLAGGYVGEVGRTWPADRKHAPSGAAALYGRWEGLWGRLIAACRPGAGAGELLAAYQAAGEPEPPMPVARGLGMGFDPPVVSKHLPSTAAEERLEPGMVLAVTGYVWEEGVGAVFGREAVLITADGPEVLTASPSWQP
- a CDS encoding enoyl-CoA hydratase/isomerase family protein → MPEPAEPAAEEIIRYRKDAKTRIATVTFDRPDYLNAPTIAARLRYAELLHQASIDDDVKVLVVRGAGDDLGSGADLTEVMRLRDAADQGPRLAEYRISPDDVRYPPQGSFRNGATLGQWYANPNSGIRGLQDFKKISILEAKGYCYGWHFYQAADADLVISSDDALFGHPSFRYYGWGPRMWWWAQTMGIRKFQEMVFTGRAFTADEMYDCNFLNSVVPREELEAEVEKYALACARNRPTDTVFMQKVFFEIMKQFQGEYLGSMLSGVFESMGASVRPDGGDELMLDSVFGGAMKQGLGEAVKDNDSKFPDDWALSKKARKKARAAKDSKAKRKK
- a CDS encoding CaiB/BaiF CoA transferase family protein, with the protein product MVAPVEPPLAGYTVVDLSTGIAGAYCTKLLADGGADVIKVEAPEGDPLRRWSASGARIPPDGDGALFSFLAGGKHSVVADAGEDAELVNRLLASADAVVWSAGSKVAEHPEFSPHALHGRHPHLTVTAITPFGLEGPWRDRAATEFTLQAWSGGIVGLGRGEQERAPVFVGGQAGEYLAGVYASVATLTSRCRRIDGGAGELLDLSMLETQVLCLTYYPVTYFELLGRPWRDTRRPTIPGVAQAKDGLVDLGCGTAQQWFDLCAMVGHPEWIDEESPLSITELANVYADEIFEWMAATPVDEIRELASAFRIPNAPVANGANVTSFDQFVERGSFVRNPGGFWQPSHPYRMRPAQLRSPQPAPRLGEHSEHYRTANLSPRPEPTGAAKPLPFNGLRVLDMTTFWAGPCGTHFLAMLGAEVIHVESTRRPDGTRLIAGIPVTEDQWWEKSPIFEALNTNKKGLTLDLQSSRGRELLRDLIATCDVIVENFTPRVLDQIGLDFAAVQSIRPDAVMARMPGFGLDGPWRDNPAFAYVIEAASGVSWLTGYPDRTPYDPYSIGDPNAGVHALNAILLALEHRRRTGEGVFVEAAMVDAALSISAEQVIEYSAYGALLERDGNHGPTAVPQNLYRSADIDEFGRLDSWVAIAVATDEQWEGLSRALGSPSWATDPALSTEAGRRAHQDSIDEHLAAWCENRTRDNIVATLWDAGVPVAKVLQPHRQTELEQLTFRGFFEEADHPVNGRARLSTVPVRFSNGPRLFHAHPAPTLGQHNHELLAELGLSPAEIADLEAGGVIGVTPAMRSG
- a CDS encoding SDR family NAD(P)-dependent oxidoreductase, which gives rise to MDGFEGRGAVITGGASGIGLATASEFARRGARIVLADVDKSALEHAVAHLNSEGAEAHGVECDVRHIEEMVHLADEAFRLLGQVDIVFSNAGIVVAGPLVTMTHEDWRWVIDIDLWGSIHAVEAFVPKLIEQGKGGHIAFTASFAGLVPNAGLGAYGVAKYGVVGLAETLAREVKDNGIGVSVLCPMVIETKLVSNSERIRGADYGLAATPDLTEGFGPLPPTQDQGVTVDEVARLTADAILANRLYILPHAAARGSVKRRFERIDHTFDDQAAEGWNH
- a CDS encoding MarR family winged helix-turn-helix transcriptional regulator translates to MATLTAREIDPLALENQVCFALATTNRAVLAVYRPLLEPLGLTHPQYLVMLALWDHRKAANESPLSVKQVAAALQMESATLSPMLKRLEGLGLITRAKNVTDERTTDVRLTERGIALRERALEIPAAVVARLGVELAELEVLHQVLTRINAAAVAAGALQS